In Methanolacinia paynteri, the DNA window GTTTGTGCCGTTTTTCAGTTTAGGTTTATGCTGCATTTAAAAAAATAAAATAGTCCTGCTTTACAGTAGGGAATAATCAAACTTGATGTGGTAATTCTTTTCATTATTAAAATTAAATCCCAATTATGCGTGAAATATTTCTTCTTCAGGATGATAACACACTTTTAGAGATGAAGGAGGAGTTATATGATTCAGAAGACCTTCTTCAGTCACTTCTTGAGGATTATCCAAAACTTCTTGCAGGTTCCCAGATTAATCCGGATTCACCCAGAAAATGGATACTCATAAAACGTGAAATGGGCATCCCGGATAAAGAGAAAGGGAGTGAAAGATGGGCAGTAGATCATCTCTTCCTTGATCAGGAGGCAGTCCCTACGCTGGTTGAGGTAAAGCGTAGCACTGATACAAGAACAAGACGGGAAGTTGTTGCCCAGATGCTTGATTATGCGGCGAACTCTGTTCAATATTGGGAGATAGAGGATATCATTGAATCTTATCATGAAGACTGCCTGAAAAAGAATATCGACCCGGACGAACGTTTATTGAACATATTAGGAACAAGCATGAGGCAGGATGATTTCTGGGACCTTGTCAATGCGAATTTGAAGCAGGGAAAGATAAGGATGCTGTTCGTGGCTGATATCATTCCCCCGGAACTTCAGAAAATAGTTGAATTCTTAAATGAACAGATGAATCCGGCAGAAGTGCTTGCTATAGAGGTGAAACAATACACCGGGCAGAATCTAAAGACACTTGTATCTCGTGTTGTTGGTCAGACTATGAAGGCGGTGGAAATCAAGGCCTCCAGAACTGGGGGGTTGATACAATGGAATAAGGAACTGCTTCTTGAACAGGTTCGTGACTTAAGGGGTGAAGAGATTGCAGAAGTAGTTGACCATTTGATATCATGGTGCGAGGATAATGGATATTATCTTAGTTATGGCAGAGGTTCAACAGAGGGTTCGGTACATTTAGGTTATGAATCGGATTCTGGCATGAGATATAAGTTTTTTATGATAAACAGGGGATTAAATTATGTCTGGTTCGAACATATTATGAATTATCCTCCTTTTGATAATGTTGAGAAACGGCAGGAACTTTTTGATCGTCTGAAAAGTATCAAGGGAATGAATTTTAAAAATGACCGACTGGACACATATCTGTCTTCTGAGTTAAATTGTCTTATAGATTATAATAGATTTAAACAGTTTTGTGATGTTTATGATTGGATTATTAAAGAAATCAGAGAAAATTCTCAGATATAAATCATAGATTGTTTAATAGCATCTGAGAATTTTGATAAATAATGTCTCCCTTGGGGAAGGGGAATATAAACCGTTTTTTGCTATGGATGCCAAATATCTCATGACAAGAGGCATCTTTGGTTATGTATATAGGAATAGATCACGGGACGACGGCGATCCGGTTTGCCTGTGAAACCGGGCATTTCAAAATATCCCGCGAGGATGCAAGGGAATTCAAATTCAGCGACCTGGAAAGGCTCTGCCCTGTCGATGAGATTGACGGAATATCAGTCTGCTATTCGATGGGCGACGGAATATCGGCTATAACTTCCATCGGAAAGGTCGAGAACAGGGGTGTTGTCTCCAGGGAAGGAGCAGGCGAACACATCGGCGGCGGAACGAGGGTATACGACGAGGTCGCCGGATCAGGCGTTCCTGCGGTTGTAATTCCCGGAATACACAGGGGATCGCCCACCGACCCCAGGTTCAAGGCGTATTCGCACCAGACCAGCCCTGAAAAGATCGGCATCGCGTACCAGGTCTTCCTCGATCACGGCGGGGATTTCGTTGTCGCGGACGTGAGCTCGAATACCGTAACGATGCTTGTTTCGGGCGGAAAGATAGTCGGAGCATTCGATGCCTGCATCTTTTCCCCGGGAACGAAACATGGTGCGCTCGACGTTGATGCGATAAGAAAGATCGACACCGGCGAATGGTCGGCAAACGAGGCGTTCCTCCATGCCGGTGTAGGGGAATCGCTTCCTGCAGACGTGAGAAAGAGTGCCCTTGCGATGTTTACGGCGATGGAATGCGCCTCGATGAAACTTTTAAACAGGAACGCAAAAGTCGCACTCGCAGGCTCGATGGCCCCGGCAATTGCTGCTGAGGTCGAGGCACTCCTGCAGGAGAAGGTCTTTGTCTACGACGAGTGGTGTGCATCGATCGGCCTCTGGAAGATTGCAAAAGAGGTATTCGAGAGGAAAAAAGGAGTCCTGGGACTGGAACTGGATCTCTGACCTTTTTTAATATATAATTTAAATAGAGTCTATATTCTATTTACATCATCTATTTACCGGATTCTGGGAATTTCTTTTTTGTACGATCTTTCCGGGGGGCGAATTGCAGTTTACCGGCATCCCCCGGCGTAGTTACGGGATATGGGTATAATGGTCAGTGAATCTTTCAATAATCAGGAATATACGCTCCAGCTGCTGTATGAAAATCCTCTTCCGATGGTTATTTTTGATACGGGCGGCAGAATAGTCGATTTTAACAGGGCCTTCATTGATTTCTCCGGCTATGGCAATGACCGCCTCAGGGGAATGCATGTATCCGAATTCAGGACCGTAAA includes these proteins:
- a CDS encoding methanogenesis marker 12 protein, whose protein sequence is MYIGIDHGTTAIRFACETGHFKISREDAREFKFSDLERLCPVDEIDGISVCYSMGDGISAITSIGKVENRGVVSREGAGEHIGGGTRVYDEVAGSGVPAVVIPGIHRGSPTDPRFKAYSHQTSPEKIGIAYQVFLDHGGDFVVADVSSNTVTMLVSGGKIVGAFDACIFSPGTKHGALDVDAIRKIDTGEWSANEAFLHAGVGESLPADVRKSALAMFTAMECASMKLLNRNAKVALAGSMAPAIAAEVEALLQEKVFVYDEWCASIGLWKIAKEVFERKKGVLGLELDL